The Gemmatimonadaceae bacterium genomic sequence ACCTCGGTGATGCGTGCCGCCTCGGCGTGGGCGCGGTGATCGCACCAGAGATAGTACTCCCCGAGCGGTTCGAGGCCCTCGCCTACCGGAATCACACTCGAACCGGTCGTATCGAGCGCCAGCGCCCGCACCGCGCTGCCGGCCACACCGGCGTTGGCGAGTGCGCGCGCCATCGCCTCGGTCAGCGCGCGCATATGGTCGCTGTGCGCCTGCGTGGCGTGATCGGGATCATCGGCGCGGCGGTGCAACGGATAGTCGCCGGTGCCAAAGCCGATCACGCCCCGCTGCGCATCCACAATGGACACGCGCACACTCAAGGTGCCGAAGTCGACACCGGCTACGATGCCCATCGTGTGGTCTCGCTCAGCCGTGGCGGGTGACGTCCCAGCCGAGGTAGCGCACCGTGGCTTCGTGCACGGCGTCGGCGACATGGGAGAAGGTGGCGGCCACATGATGTTCGAAGCCGTGGCGGCAGATGTGATGCAGCAGCAGCTGGAGCTGCGGAATCTCCACCACGCCCGCACCGCCAAAGGTGCGGAGGCGGTCCTTGGTGAAGGCGCCCTCGCCCACATAGCCCTTGATCACGCCGGCGCGTTCGTCGGTGCTGAAGCGCGCGAAGCTCATCGGGCCCGCCTTGACCTTGCCCACCACGGTGCCCCAGGTGTTGTCCTTGCCCACCGTACCGGCGATGATCTCCTGATAGTCCATCTTCGCCTTCTCGAAGAAATCGAGCGGCAGGTTGCTGCAGTGGAAGCAGACGGCCTTGTTGGGGTCGTCGCCGTAGTTGTTGTTCCAGTCGAGGAGCGCGGCCGGCGTCGTGGACGCGAGCGTGAGCGCGTGCATGCTGAGCGTGCCCATCACGTCCACTTCGCAGGCGCTCGGCAGGTTGGCGTTGCTCAGCATCGACATCACGGTGCAGGGGACGACGCCGAAGAACTCCTCCATGCTGGTCCAGCACTGGATGGCGCTGATCGACACGTCCACTTCCTTCATCCAGCGGTCCATCACCAGGCCGAGCTTGGCCATCTTGAGGAGCGCGGCGTCGTCTACATCAGACGTATCGACGTACGCCTGGATCTCGGCGAGCTTGGCCTTCACGTCCTTGTCGCTGTTCTTGAGGCGACCGATACGCCCCATGATCTCGCTCAAGTCGATGGGCTCGACCGAGATGCCATGCGCTTCGAGGAGCTTCTCGCTGTAGCGCACGGTCTTGAACGCGGCCGGCCGTGCACCGATGGCGCCGACCCGCGCGCCGCGGAGCCCCTTCACCACGCGGCAGGTCCCGGCAAAGCGACGGAGGTCGGCGCGGAAGCTCTCCGACTCGGGGCGCTGCGTGTGCTGCGAGGTGAGCGTGTAGGCGATGCCGTACTGCGAGAGCACGTTGCACACCGACATCTTGCCGCAGAAGGCATCGCGGCGGTTGTCGATGAGCATCTTGGCCGGATCGTCGGCCGTGGCATGGATGAGCACCGGCACGCTGAGCCCAGAGAGGCGGATCGTGTCGGCCACGGCGCGCTCGTCGCCAAAGTTGGGGAGTGTCACCACGATGCCGTCGATACGGCTCGCGTTCGCCTTGAAGAGCGCGGCGCAGGCCTTGGCTTCGTCCCGGCTTTCGATGGCGCCATGGTTGGTGGCGGCGGCGTCGATGATCACGGCGTCGATCCCTTCTTCTTCCAGCGCCCGGAGCATCTCGGTGCGCCCCTTGGCGGCCAGGTGGCCGGGGAAGAAGCCGCGGTTGCCCACGATGATGCCGAGGGTGACGCGCGGGGCGGGTGGGCGGACGGGCGTCTTGCGGGCCGTGGAACCGTTTGCAGCGGAGGCAGAAGCGGCTTTGCCGCCAACCTTGGAGGTGAGCTTGGTCAGGCGCATGGCGAAGGGAAGAAGTTGGGGCAGACATTACCGTGGGGCCCCACGCGGCGCCATGGCTGGCTCCGTTGCACGGCCCTATCTTTGAGCCGCTCGCCACCCCCTGCCTTTACCCGCCGCATCGTGTCCGCCACCCCACCCGCGTCGCCTTCGGAATCCGGCCTGCTGCAGGCCATCGTGCGCTCGCCGCAATTCGGGTTGGTGCTGGTGCTGGTGTTGCTGGCCACGGCGCTCACGCTGGCCGCGGGGTCACACCCCGATCCCAAGACGGGGGAGACGGTCAACAACTTTCTGAATCGCTATACGCTCATTCAGATGGCCACCGACGCCAGCGCGTTCGCCATCATGGGCGTGGGGGCCACGCTGGTGATCATCGCCGGCGGCATCGATCTCAGTGTGGGCGCGGTGTACGCGCTGGCCGGTGTGGCGATGGCGATGATCCTGCGTGCCATGGGGCCGATGGCCCCGGCCGCCGCCGTGTTCGTGGGGCTCGGGACCTGCCTGGCCGTGGGGCTCATCTGTGGCCTGATCAACGGCGTGATGGTCATCGGGCTTGGCGTGCACCCGTTCATCATCACGCTCGGCACGATGTGGATCGTGCGCGGCATTGCGTTCGTGATCAGCCGCGCCGAAAGCATTCTGGTGCCGGAGGCGCTCACCGCGGTGGCCAAGGCGCCGCTCGGCCTCGGGACCGCGCTCTATCCGGTCCCGCTGCTGGCCATGCTCGCGGTCACCACGGCGGGTGGCATCTATCTCTCGCGCACCGTGGCCGGCCGCCACATTCTCGCGGTGGGTGGCAATCCCGAAGCGAGCCGCTTCAGCGGGCTCAGTGTGCCGCGCATCACGCTGGGCGTGTTCGTGCTTTCGAGCCTGGCAGCCGGCGCGGCGGCGTTTCTGGGCGCGGCGTTCTATGGGTCGGCCACTTCGAGCGACGCGAACGGCTATGAGCTGTACGTGGTGGCCAGCGCGGTGGTCGGTGGTGCGTCGCTGAGCGGCGGCAAGGGGAGCGCCCTGAGCGCGATGCTCGGCGCCATTCTCATCGTGACGATGCGACAGGCCATCCGCACGCTGCATCTCGATCAGAACTACGAGTGGATCATCATTGGGGTGGCGATGATCGTGGCGGTGGTGCTCGATCAGCGCGGCATGAAGGCGTTGCAGAATCGGTTGTCCCGCGCGGCCTGACGGCCGCACGACTCTTACTGGAGCGATCTATGGCAGGCGTGTTTTCGCGGGTTCGCCCGCTCGTGGCGTTCGGAGCGCTGGCCGCCGTGGCCGCGTGTGGTGGCAAGACGGAAGGCGGCGCGGGTGCCTCGGGCGCGGCGGCCGCTGGTGGCAGCAGCAAGACGTTCACGATCGCGATGATCGCCAAGAGCTCCACGAACCCGGTCTTCCTCTCCGGGCGGCAGGGCGCTGAGGCGGCCGCCGCGGAGCTCACCAAGAGCGAAGGGGTGACGGTCAAGATCGATTGGCTGACGCCGCCCAACGAGGACGGTTCGGTGCAGGCGCAGCGTATTGCGGAGGCGGCCAACTCGGGCGCGAACGCGATTCTTCTGTCGGCGAGCGACGCCGGCAAGGTGCGTGGCGCCGTGAACGAAGCCGTGGACCGTGGCGTGCCGGTGATGACGTTCGACAGCGATGTGCCCGACTCCAAGCGCTTCACCTTCTATGGTGGCGACGATGTGAAGATGGGCGAGCAGATCATGGACGAGCTCGCGGCGCAGATGGGGGGCAAGGGGAAGGTGGCGATCTTCGCCGGCAACCAGAACGCGCTCAACCTGCAGGCGCGCGTGAAGGGAGTGCGGGAGACGGCCAAGAAGTACCCGGGCATCACCATCGTCGATGCGTTCTACCACGCCGAAACGCCGCAGGACGCCGCGGCCGAGGTGCTGCGCGTGAAGAATGCGTATCCGGACATCTCGGGGTACGCGATGGTGGGGGGCTGGCCGCTCTTTACCCGCACGCTGCTCACCGACCTCGACCCCAAGAAGGTCAAGATCGTGGCGATCGACGCGCTCCCGGCGCAGCTGCCATACGTGGAGAGCGGGCTCGCGCCGGTGCTCTTTGCGCAGCCGGTCTTCAAC encodes the following:
- a CDS encoding substrate-binding domain-containing protein is translated as MAGVFSRVRPLVAFGALAAVAACGGKTEGGAGASGAAAAGGSSKTFTIAMIAKSSTNPVFLSGRQGAEAAAAELTKSEGVTVKIDWLTPPNEDGSVQAQRIAEAANSGANAILLSASDAGKVRGAVNEAVDRGVPVMTFDSDVPDSKRFTFYGGDDVKMGEQIMDELAAQMGGKGKVAIFAGNQNALNLQARVKGVRETAKKYPGITIVDAFYHAETPQDAAAEVLRVKNAYPDISGYAMVGGWPLFTRTLLTDLDPKKVKIVAIDALPAQLPYVESGLAPVLFAQPVFNWGYVSVKTIFDHVYKKQPVGDKVQMDLVKVSKDNLGAWAKQLKDWGFSDVDPKYLALPK
- a CDS encoding ABC transporter permease, whose protein sequence is MSATPPASPSESGLLQAIVRSPQFGLVLVLVLLATALTLAAGSHPDPKTGETVNNFLNRYTLIQMATDASAFAIMGVGATLVIIAGGIDLSVGAVYALAGVAMAMILRAMGPMAPAAAVFVGLGTCLAVGLICGLINGVMVIGLGVHPFIITLGTMWIVRGIAFVISRAESILVPEALTAVAKAPLGLGTALYPVPLLAMLAVTTAGGIYLSRTVAGRHILAVGGNPEASRFSGLSVPRITLGVFVLSSLAAGAAAFLGAAFYGSATSSDANGYELYVVASAVVGGASLSGGKGSALSAMLGAILIVTMRQAIRTLHLDQNYEWIIIGVAMIVAVVLDQRGMKALQNRLSRAA
- a CDS encoding L-fucose/L-arabinose isomerase family protein → MRLTKLTSKVGGKAASASAANGSTARKTPVRPPAPRVTLGIIVGNRGFFPGHLAAKGRTEMLRALEEEGIDAVIIDAAATNHGAIESRDEAKACAALFKANASRIDGIVVTLPNFGDERAVADTIRLSGLSVPVLIHATADDPAKMLIDNRRDAFCGKMSVCNVLSQYGIAYTLTSQHTQRPESESFRADLRRFAGTCRVVKGLRGARVGAIGARPAAFKTVRYSEKLLEAHGISVEPIDLSEIMGRIGRLKNSDKDVKAKLAEIQAYVDTSDVDDAALLKMAKLGLVMDRWMKEVDVSISAIQCWTSMEEFFGVVPCTVMSMLSNANLPSACEVDVMGTLSMHALTLASTTPAALLDWNNNYGDDPNKAVCFHCSNLPLDFFEKAKMDYQEIIAGTVGKDNTWGTVVGKVKAGPMSFARFSTDERAGVIKGYVGEGAFTKDRLRTFGGAGVVEIPQLQLLLHHICRHGFEHHVAATFSHVADAVHEATVRYLGWDVTRHG